TCTTCGCTGGCACGAGTTACCTGCTTCGCGACGCCATCGCTTTCGCAAAATGCCTGAATGGAAATGCGGGGGATCGGCCGGTGCGCATGCAAGCTTATACCCGGTGATCGTTCGCCACCATCTCCAGGCCGGTTTTCTGTTTCGAGGGCCACTTGACTCATTTTAGCATTCCGCTTTTCAAAGAGAATTGGTTGCTCAAGACCAGCTTAGTACTCAACTTCCTGTGCCGTGATTGGCTCGGGTGTAGGCGCATTTCTGTAGTCATCGATCACGACAATTCGCCGTTCAGCATCGATCGGAGACGTTGCGCGCGGTCCGAGCAAATCGGCCGGGTTGGCGAGTTGTGCCGCGAAATTGCTCTGATTGGCACAACCAAAATTGGAGTAGTGCCTGTTTTGAGCCGTATCGAGGATATCCTTGGGCCATTGGCCGCATGTATTGGTCGATGCAGTCATCGCCGAATAGGAAAGGCGAATAGGAGCGGATTCTTCCGGACCAGCCTGGTAGCGTTCGCTGGAGATGTTAAACGGCTTCACACCATTTTTTCGCAGGGTTGCGGCAACGTCGCCCCGTAGCTTCGCCGCGGCACGTTCATTGGGCGAACCGTCGGGAATGAGAATGTGAATGACGCCGGACCCGTTTGACCGGTAATTGGCTGCGGCATGCTCGATGATGCTGCGCTGGGTGATGGACAGCTTGGTATCGGCGTGGCCGACCGGTATATCGGCGACCTGCTCTTTTTCCGAAATAACGATCGGATGATTGGTGCGGTAATCGTCCGGAATGCCTCCTGTCACATCGCGTTGCTGGGCGCAGCCTGCAAGCAGCGTTACAGCCAGCAAGGCCAGGACCGGCTTCATGCGGAGTTTCTCGTTCGCGTTCGACATGATCCGTTCCTCGTTCATTTGTAAATGTACCCGACAGTGCCCTCGTACTGGCCTGCAGGCAGGCTGGCTTCCTTGGTGCCGTAGATACGGTTGACCTTGCCGAGGAAGATACCCGCAGCATCACTGGCAGGATTAAGATTGTCGTCAGGACGAGCGAGTGCTGTGCGAGCGACCGGACGGACGAGGTAAGGTGTGATGATGACCACGAGTTCGCTCTCATTCCTGATGAAATCTCGGCTGCGGAACAATGTGCCGAGGACCGGAATTTTCGCGAGGCCGGGAAAACCCGAAATTGTCTGGCGCACGTCGTCGCGCAGCAACCCTGCAATCATCATTGATCCGCCCGACGGCAATTCAACCGTCGTGTCTGCAAGGCGCTTGCGAATGGAAAGAATGTTGGATCCCTGGTTTGCTCCGTCTGGAACGGTAATAGACCCCTCAATGGTCGGTTCCGAAACAGACGTCCTCACCTTCAGGCTGATGCGCCCTGGCGAAAGAACAACTGGAGTAAATTCCAGCCCGATACCATATTCGATCGTCCTATGGGTGCGTTCGACTATGCCAGTGTCGGTCACCTCTTGGCCGGAGAAAATATTATACTCGCCACCAACTTTGAATGTAGCTTTCTCGCCGGAGATAGCCGTCAAGGACGGCTCTGCGAGCGTTTTCATCACTCCAGCTATTTCCATCGCGTTAAGATAGGCGGCGACCGATGTATTACCGATCGTGCCGCCAATACTTCCGCCGGACTGGCTCAAGGGTTGGCCCAAGGCAGCGACGTTTTGAGACAAGCCAGAAAAACTGATTCCGTTACCTATACCGTTCACAACCAGATTGACGCCGAGCTGCTTCATCACTGTCCGGCTGACTTCGGCGACAGTCACCTTGAGCGTGACCTGATCCTCGCCGGCGATTTGAATCAGGTTAACAATCTTGCTTGTCTGTCGCGTCTCGTCCGGGTTGTTGATCGCTACATCGGAACCGCCACCGCCATTGCTGCCGCCTTGGCCTGATGCGGTTAGCGCGTATTGTCCTGTCGTCGCCTCGCCGCCTGAAACGAGCAATGTGGCAAGATCGGTTGCGCGTTTCGCATCGAGGGGCGTCTGCACCGAACCCGTGAGAATGACGTTGTCATTCATCAGTTCGACTTTGATGTTCGAATCCGGAATGTATTTTTTCAAAGCGTCTTCAAGGCCGGCGACGTCACGTTCGATTACAAGATCGAAGCTTGCCAACTGCTCACCATTGGGTCCAAAAACGAAAATATTCGTTTGCCCGACCTGTTTGCCGAAGAGATAGATACGGCGTGCCGTGCGGGTTACCGCGTCGGCCACGGTGGGATTTGCCACGAGAATGTCGTAGGCATCCACCGGGAGGTCGACGACCAGTGACTTGTTCAGGCCGAGATTGATCCGCTTGTTCATACCCTGGCCCTGGTTGAGCCTTACAACATTGCTTTCGGCACTCGCCGTACTTTGTATTGCAGGAACCGCGAGAGCGCAGCCAACGGCGACAGCCATCGCCATCCATGGACGCCGGAAACCGTATTTGATCATCTTTGTCTCGCTTCCCATTTTATTATTTCCGCCCCAGGATTTCGGTCACGGTCCCGGACTTGATCAACTTGACGTTGCCTGCCCTGCCGGGTGAGTTGACGAGATATTCGGCGCCGGGTCCCGTCTGTTCCTGCGCGTCCTGTACGGAGCGCAGAACCAGCGACAGGCGAGCAGCCATCTGCTGGGCGACTGTCAGAATTTCGGCTTGTTCCGGCGTGAGTTCGAGCGTAGCGGTGGAACCAACCTTGGTCTTCTCACCTTTTTCGTCCTCCTGAATTGTCTGGTCGATCGCCAACACGCGAATGTTGCTCAGAATGGTTTCAGTCGCGTACTGCTTCTGCTCGCCCTCCATCTGCCGGATCATGATCACATCGACATAGTCATCTGGCAGGATAAACCCGCCAGCGCTGGTCTCGGCTGCAATCTGCGTCGCAACGGCGCGCATGCCTGCCGGGAGCTGCGCGGACATGAAGCTCTGGCCTTTGCCGATCAATTTGGCTTCTCGGATCGGCTCTCCGGGGAAAATCTGCAGACGGACTGTTGAACCTTTCAGTTCTTCTTCTGCATTGGGCCGTTCGGAACGCTTGATGTATCCGTCGGCGACGGCCTCCTCCGGCCATTGCTGCCAACGCATCTGCCCCTGCACTTCGACCCCGACGCCGAGATTTTCGGTGGCGACCAGAATGTCCTGCAACTTGATCTGAGGGCCGGCTTCGGCGACAACCGTCACATTGGGCTTCATATGCATGGCGATGTAGCCAGCCGCACCCGCAGCAGCGACCGCTACGACCAATATGACAAGACGCGCTTTTTGCATTGATGTGCCCCACTAGACTTTCGTCTTAGATACTTTGGTCGCACATTGACGTGTTAATCGTGTAATTAAGGTTAACGTTTTGCTTAAAAGTATGATTAACAGCGCTTAACGTTTACTATTTATGCTGCTGCTTGCCCGGAAGTTGCACTTCGGGATCAAATTTTCAAACCTTGTTCAACTATGAGCAAGGCGATCGATAACCCACAGGCCAAGCGGTGACGACGGAAAGGTCAGTAGTCCGGCCAATCCGAGCGTTATTCCATAGGGCACGCCTTCGCCTTTTTGCGCGAGACGACGCATGAACTCAAATCGCTCCGTATAGACTCGTGCAACAAACGAGCCGCGGTAGTGCAGGATTAACATCGTCAACAGTCCGCCAAACAGCGATAGCGTTATCAGGTACTGCACCAATTCCAGATTCCAGCCCAACCAGAGCGCCGTGGAGGCCATGAGCTTGGCGTCCCCGCCGCCCATCGTTCCGGTGGCAAACAAGACAAAAGTGGCTGCAAGCACCGTCACTGCGGCAAGAAAGTGCATTCCATAGACGTCCCAGGCCATGCCGGTTAAAGGCGCAATGACCATGAAGGATACCATCAGAATGAGTGGAACCCTATTCTGTATCGTCATGGACAACAGATCCGATGTGGCTGCAAACACCATGGCAAACGGAAATATGACGAGTATAGCTGCTTCAACCATGTTCAGGTTCCGTCGAAAAAGTTTGCGATTGCTGGCGGGTCATCTGTCGGCCGCTTCCGTCACATCTTCAGCGAGACTCGTATATAAATCCTTCAACGATGTGCCGAGCGTACCCGCACCGACGAGAATGCCTATGCTGATGATCGAGGCGATCAATGTGTATTCGATAGCTGTCGCGGCAGATCTATCACGCAGGAACCCGGCGAAGACGTCGAAGATAATCTTTACAGGTCGTCTCATCTCGAACTCACGCTCGTGCCTCTAGCGTCACTGAATACTCCTGGAAACTAGATATTGCTCATTGCATTCGGCTTAAGAAATACCGTTACGAAAATGTAAACTAGCATGAAACCTTAAATCACGTCTTCAGAAGGTGAAAATTACCGATCTGATTTGTTATAAATTCTAAATATACTTTAACCGCCCTGCTGAAGTTGGTCGGCAAAGAGGCGGCGGAGTGGCTATCTCGCATATACTTTAACCAAGTATTTGCAGATTTAAGCTTTCCTTCACCAATACCCGCCATGGTTAACCTGACAATTTTCGAAGGGCTATCCTATGGTTCACGTCAGAAACCGAAGCATCCGTTCCTATGCCCTCACAACCGTGTTGACCCTGGCTGCCGTTTGGTCGGTTGCCCCGGCAACGCAGGCCGACACCGGCATTCACATCGTGATGAACCAGGCAAGGATCCTCAAGCTTGCCCGTCCAGCCGATACGGTGGTCGTCGGAGATCCGGAAATCGCCGATGCGGTCGTCAAGGATTCGCGTACGGTCGTGCTGACAGGCAAGGGTTTTGGTATCACCAATATTGTCATCATCGATGCGGACGGCGCCGCTATCGTCGATGACCAGGTCATGGTCAGCCGCAGCGTCGCCAATACGACGCGCGTTTATCGCCGGGCCTATGTCCAGACGCTTTCGTGCACGCCCTATTGCGAAACGGCACAGAAAACCGAGGCTGAGAAAGCATCAGACTCGCAAATTGGCGGCGCTAACTGAACCCGCACGGGAATAGGGTTGAGAAATAGTAAAACCATTGGCAGCAATTTGCCGTTGTCCCCAAACGAGATTCTAATATCTGATGTGTAAGAGTTCCTTCGGGCTAATTGCGCGGGGAAACTATGTTCGGGAAAATTCATAAACTCTTTGGCCTTCGACACACCGCCGAGGCAACTGATGAGCCGAAGGGCGTGCGCGGCTCTACCGCGGCGCGGTTCTTCGCCAACAAGCGCGGCACGGTCGCAATCGAATTCGCGCTCATAGCGTTGCCCTTCTTCCTGCTGGTCTTCGCAATTATCGAAGTGAGCCTGAGTTTTACAGCCCAGCAGGTGATGGCAAACACAACGGATGACATTGCACGCCAGTTGCGCACCGGTGAGATCAAGACCCTCAATCTGGCCCAGCTGAAGCAAAAGGTTTGCGCGGGGCTGCTGATGCCGGCGGCGAACTGTCCCGACCTGTTTGTGGATTTGCGCACTTACACCACCTTCGCCCTCGTTCCCAAAACCATCCCGCTCAAGGCAACAGGCGACGTCGATTCAACCGGATTCACGAGCGCACCGGGCGGGGCCGGTACAATCAACCAGCTGCGAGTCTTTTATCGCTGGCCGATTTTTACCGATCTTATGAAACCTCGCATCGCCAACATCGACGGAACAGGCAAGATACTGCTTTTCTCGACCGCAACGTGGAAAAACGAGCCCTATCTCTGAACCGGCACCGTCAAACGAGCATCCCTTTGCATTCTGAAAGTGTGACGCATGGAAGCCTACAACAAAAGAAAAAAGACCGCAGCCGAGTTGCTGAACCGGATGCGGAACTTTCTCCGTGATCGGCGCGGTGTCGCGGCGCTGGAATTCGCCCTGATCGCGCCTGTCATGATCGCTCTCTATATGGGCAGCGTGGAGGCAACTGCGGGACTGGATCTCAACAAAAATCTTGGCCGCGCCACCAGCATGGTCGCGGATCTGGTTACCCAGCAACAAACCATCACCAAGGCGAGTATCAAGGATATCATGGATATCGGAACGGCGACGCTCCTGCCCTATGTGCGCGACACGCCGCAGATCACCATCACCGCCATCGACATATCGGCCGCCAGCGTCGCGACAGTTGCGTGGTCAAGGCGGAAGGTTAATCTCACTTACACAAAACCGTACGTAACCGGAAGTGCAGTCGCTCTTGATGCAAATCTGCTAATCCCGAGTACGTCGGTGATCAGGGTCGAGATGTCGATAGCCTATGTGCCGCTCATGGCCTTCTACATGAAGAATGTGGTGACGACAGCAACCGGTACTTCGGCTGTCGGAATAACCATGCCCAAGACCTCATACGGGCGCGTTCGGCAGGGCGCATCGGTCACCTGTTCCGACTGCTAGAGCAGACATTTGTCATTGCGCAAAGTTTCACTTATCTGTGGGGCGTAACCTACGGAGTAAGGCATGTCCCGCGCTTTCCTTTTTGTACTCGATTCCTTTGGTATCGGCGGCGCGCCGGATGCCAAGGAGTTCGGGGATGAAGGCTCAAATACATTCGGTCATATTGTCGAAGCCTGCGCAGCCGGCACTGGCGATCGGGCCGGACTGCGTTCCGGTCCACTCCACCTGCCGAACCTGAAGGCGCTCGGTCTCTTCCACGCCGCCCATCTCGCATCAGATCTTCCGCTCCCTCCGGAGCCGCTCGTTCCGTCGGGACTATGGGGTGCAGCGGAAGAAGTATCCAAAGGCAAGGACACGCCGTCCGGCCATTGGGAGATTGCCGGCGTGCCCGTTACTTTTAACTGGGGCTATTTCCCGCAGCAAATCCCGACCTTCCCCGACAGTCTCGTGGCCGATGCCATGGGCCGTGCACACATTCCCGGCATCCTCGGCAACAAACACGCGTCCGGCACGGATATCATCGATGAATATGGCGAGGAGCATATCCGCACCGGCAAGCCTATATTCTACACGTCGACCGATTCCGTCATCCAGATTGCCGCGCATGAGGTGCATTTCGGTCTGGACCGGCTCTATGAACTCTGCGCGGTTCTTCGCGAGCTTGTCGATCCGCTCGATATTGGCCGCGTCATCGCAAGGCCCTTTATCGGAGAAACCCGGGAAACCTTCACGCGGACCGGCAATCGCCGCGATTATTCTGTCCCGCCGCCGGAGCCGACATTGCTCGACCGGCTGACCGACGCGGGCCGTATGGTAATCGCCATCGGCAAGATTGGCGATATTTATGCGCATCGCGGCGTTGGCCAGGTGCGTAAGGCCAATGGCAATATGGCGCTCTTCGATGAAACGCTCGTCGCTATGGACGACGCACAGGACGGCGATCTGGTCTTCACCAATTTCGTCGATTTCGACATGCTCTATGGCCATAGACGCGATGTGCCCGGGTACGCGGCAGCGCTGGAAGCTTTCGACCGGCGGCTGCCGGAGGCATTGGCCAAACTGCGCCCAGGCGATCTTATGGTTCTCACTGCAGATCATGGCTGCGACCCGACCTATAAGGGAACTGATCATACGCGCGAACGTGTGCCTGTCCTCTGTTACGGTCCCGACCTTCCCCACGCCTCATTCGGTATTCGCCCGACCTTTGCTGATATCGGAGAAACGGTCGCCGCCCATCTCGGTATCGCGCCGGGCTTGCATGGCAGGAGCTTCCTGAAGGGAACCGGAGACATCGCTCCAAATGCCTGAGCTACCAGAAGTTGAGACTGTCAAACGCGG
This is a stretch of genomic DNA from Phyllobacterium zundukense. It encodes these proteins:
- a CDS encoding CpaD family pilus assembly protein, coding for MSNANEKLRMKPVLALLAVTLLAGCAQQRDVTGGIPDDYRTNHPIVISEKEQVADIPVGHADTKLSITQRSIIEHAAANYRSNGSGVIHILIPDGSPNERAAAKLRGDVAATLRKNGVKPFNISSERYQAGPEESAPIRLSYSAMTASTNTCGQWPKDILDTAQNRHYSNFGCANQSNFAAQLANPADLLGPRATSPIDAERRIVVIDDYRNAPTPEPITAQEVEY
- a CDS encoding type II and III secretion system protein family protein; this translates as MGSETKMIKYGFRRPWMAMAVAVGCALAVPAIQSTASAESNVVRLNQGQGMNKRINLGLNKSLVVDLPVDAYDILVANPTVADAVTRTARRIYLFGKQVGQTNIFVFGPNGEQLASFDLVIERDVAGLEDALKKYIPDSNIKVELMNDNVILTGSVQTPLDAKRATDLATLLVSGGEATTGQYALTASGQGGSNGGGGSDVAINNPDETRQTSKIVNLIQIAGEDQVTLKVTVAEVSRTVMKQLGVNLVVNGIGNGISFSGLSQNVAALGQPLSQSGGSIGGTIGNTSVAAYLNAMEIAGVMKTLAEPSLTAISGEKATFKVGGEYNIFSGQEVTDTGIVERTHRTIEYGIGLEFTPVVLSPGRISLKVRTSVSEPTIEGSITVPDGANQGSNILSIRKRLADTTVELPSGGSMMIAGLLRDDVRQTISGFPGLAKIPVLGTLFRSRDFIRNESELVVIITPYLVRPVARTALARPDDNLNPASDAAGIFLGKVNRIYGTKEASLPAGQYEGTVGYIYK
- the cpaB gene encoding Flp pilus assembly protein CpaB, whose product is MQKARLVILVVAVAAAGAAGYIAMHMKPNVTVVAEAGPQIKLQDILVATENLGVGVEVQGQMRWQQWPEEAVADGYIKRSERPNAEEELKGSTVRLQIFPGEPIREAKLIGKGQSFMSAQLPAGMRAVATQIAAETSAGGFILPDDYVDVIMIRQMEGEQKQYATETILSNIRVLAIDQTIQEDEKGEKTKVGSTATLELTPEQAEILTVAQQMAARLSLVLRSVQDAQEQTGPGAEYLVNSPGRAGNVKLIKSGTVTEILGRK
- a CDS encoding prepilin peptidase encodes the protein MVEAAILVIFPFAMVFAATSDLLSMTIQNRVPLILMVSFMVIAPLTGMAWDVYGMHFLAAVTVLAATFVLFATGTMGGGDAKLMASTALWLGWNLELVQYLITLSLFGGLLTMLILHYRGSFVARVYTERFEFMRRLAQKGEGVPYGITLGLAGLLTFPSSPLGLWVIDRLAHS
- a CDS encoding Flp family type IVb pilin, which produces MRRPVKIIFDVFAGFLRDRSAATAIEYTLIASIISIGILVGAGTLGTSLKDLYTSLAEDVTEAADR
- a CDS encoding pilus assembly protein N-terminal domain-containing protein, which codes for MVHVRNRSIRSYALTTVLTLAAVWSVAPATQADTGIHIVMNQARILKLARPADTVVVGDPEIADAVVKDSRTVVLTGKGFGITNIVIIDADGAAIVDDQVMVSRSVANTTRVYRRAYVQTLSCTPYCETAQKTEAEKASDSQIGGAN
- a CDS encoding TadE/TadG family type IV pilus assembly protein, producing the protein MFGKIHKLFGLRHTAEATDEPKGVRGSTAARFFANKRGTVAIEFALIALPFFLLVFAIIEVSLSFTAQQVMANTTDDIARQLRTGEIKTLNLAQLKQKVCAGLLMPAANCPDLFVDLRTYTTFALVPKTIPLKATGDVDSTGFTSAPGGAGTINQLRVFYRWPIFTDLMKPRIANIDGTGKILLFSTATWKNEPYL
- a CDS encoding TadE/TadG family type IV pilus assembly protein codes for the protein MEAYNKRKKTAAELLNRMRNFLRDRRGVAALEFALIAPVMIALYMGSVEATAGLDLNKNLGRATSMVADLVTQQQTITKASIKDIMDIGTATLLPYVRDTPQITITAIDISAASVATVAWSRRKVNLTYTKPYVTGSAVALDANLLIPSTSVIRVEMSIAYVPLMAFYMKNVVTTATGTSAVGITMPKTSYGRVRQGASVTCSDC
- a CDS encoding phosphopentomutase, with translation MSRAFLFVLDSFGIGGAPDAKEFGDEGSNTFGHIVEACAAGTGDRAGLRSGPLHLPNLKALGLFHAAHLASDLPLPPEPLVPSGLWGAAEEVSKGKDTPSGHWEIAGVPVTFNWGYFPQQIPTFPDSLVADAMGRAHIPGILGNKHASGTDIIDEYGEEHIRTGKPIFYTSTDSVIQIAAHEVHFGLDRLYELCAVLRELVDPLDIGRVIARPFIGETRETFTRTGNRRDYSVPPPEPTLLDRLTDAGRMVIAIGKIGDIYAHRGVGQVRKANGNMALFDETLVAMDDAQDGDLVFTNFVDFDMLYGHRRDVPGYAAALEAFDRRLPEALAKLRPGDLMVLTADHGCDPTYKGTDHTRERVPVLCYGPDLPHASFGIRPTFADIGETVAAHLGIAPGLHGRSFLKGTGDIAPNA